Proteins encoded together in one Proteiniborus ethanoligenes window:
- the pstC gene encoding phosphate ABC transporter permease subunit PstC: MSKYKENIMQGIFFIAALTSVLGVALICIFLFVNGIPAIGKIGMFDFLLGKNWTPGNEPASYGIFPMILGSIYVTMGALIIGAPIGILTAVFMAKICPKNIYKILKPAVELLAGIPSVVYGFFGLVVIVPFVRNVFGGNGSSILTASILLGIMILPTIIEVSISAIKAVPNSYYEGALALGSSREKSIFFVIIPAAKSGIVAGIILGIGRAIGETMAVIMVAGNQARMPAGILKGIRTLTANIVIEMGYAAELHREALIATAVVLFVFILIINFTFSALTRREK; encoded by the coding sequence ATGAGTAAATATAAAGAAAATATTATGCAAGGTATATTTTTTATAGCAGCATTAACTTCTGTTCTTGGGGTAGCACTAATTTGTATATTTTTATTCGTTAATGGCATTCCAGCCATTGGGAAAATAGGCATGTTTGACTTTTTGCTAGGTAAAAACTGGACTCCTGGAAATGAACCAGCTTCTTATGGAATATTTCCAATGATACTAGGAAGTATTTATGTTACTATGGGGGCACTTATTATAGGTGCTCCAATAGGCATCTTAACTGCTGTTTTTATGGCTAAAATTTGTCCTAAAAATATTTATAAGATATTGAAGCCTGCAGTAGAGCTATTAGCAGGAATACCATCTGTTGTATATGGATTTTTTGGGCTTGTAGTCATTGTTCCCTTTGTTAGAAATGTATTTGGAGGAAATGGAAGCAGTATATTAACAGCATCTATTTTACTTGGAATTATGATATTACCTACTATTATAGAGGTAAGCATATCAGCTATTAAAGCTGTGCCTAATAGCTATTATGAAGGAGCTTTAGCCTTAGGCTCAAGTCGTGAAAAAAGTATATTTTTTGTGATAATTCCTGCTGCAAAGTCAGGAATAGTGGCGGGAATTATACTTGGTATAGGAAGAGCAATTGGTGAAACTATGGCAGTAATTATGGTAGCAGGAAATCAAGCTAGAATGCCTGCAGGCATATTAAAGGGTATTAGAACATTAACAGCCAATATAGTTATCGAAATGGGCTATGCAGCAGAATTGCATAGAGAAGCATTAATTGCCACAGCAGTAGTTCTATTTGTTTTCATTCTTATAATCAACTTTACATTTTCAGCTTTGACAAGGAGGGAGAAATAA
- a CDS encoding substrate-binding domain-containing protein produces the protein MKKLILLMLLIMVVSVAFVGCSNSETGFNAKKEISVISREDGSGTRGAFIELLHIEEKDSSGKKVDNTTKEAIIANKTDVMLTNVSGDTYAIGYVSLGSLNDNVKALMIDDSAANVENIKNGSYKIARPFNIAIKGEATGLKKDFIDFILSLEGQAVVAKSYIQINDNAPVYNGTKPSGKIVVAGSSSVTPIMEKLKEAYIAINPNATIEIQQSDSSTGMQAAIDGTCDIGMASRDLKDSEKELLNSMEIALDGIAVIVNNENPLKNLTSEDVKKIFTGEYTTWDTVLNGDK, from the coding sequence ATGAAAAAGTTAATATTATTAATGCTACTTATAATGGTAGTGTCAGTAGCTTTTGTAGGATGTTCAAATTCTGAAACGGGTTTTAATGCAAAAAAAGAAATTTCTGTTATATCTAGAGAAGATGGTTCGGGTACACGAGGTGCATTTATTGAACTACTCCATATTGAAGAGAAAGATAGTAGTGGAAAAAAGGTAGATAATACAACTAAAGAAGCTATTATTGCAAACAAAACAGATGTGATGTTAACTAATGTTTCAGGGGATACTTATGCAATTGGCTATGTTTCTCTAGGGTCATTAAATGACAATGTGAAAGCATTAATGATTGATGATTCTGCTGCAAATGTTGAAAATATAAAAAATGGAAGCTATAAAATTGCTCGTCCCTTCAATATTGCAATAAAAGGTGAAGCAACGGGACTTAAAAAGGATTTTATTGATTTTATATTAAGCTTAGAAGGACAAGCAGTTGTGGCAAAAAGCTATATCCAAATTAATGATAATGCTCCTGTATATAATGGTACAAAGCCAAGTGGTAAGATTGTAGTAGCTGGTTCTTCCTCTGTTACTCCTATTATGGAGAAGCTTAAGGAAGCTTATATAGCTATTAATCCTAATGCAACTATTGAAATCCAACAAAGTGATTCATCTACAGGTATGCAAGCTGCAATAGATGGAACTTGTGATATAGGAATGGCTTCACGTGATTTAAAAGACAGTGAAAAAGAATTGCTAAATTCTATGGAAATAGCTTTGGACGGGATTGCAGTAATTGTAAACAATGAAAACCCACTAAAAAATCTTACAAGTGAAGATGTAAAGAAAATTTTCACTGGCGAATATACTACTTGGGATACAGTATTAAATGGAGATAAATAA